The following proteins are encoded in a genomic region of Maribacter hydrothermalis:
- a CDS encoding formylglycine-generating enzyme family protein, which translates to MITHSYSQEEKPKNFTQRIGGTNLTIEMVGIPSGSFSMGSAPSEEKRKEDEGPKHTVELQEFWISKYEITWELYNLFVNRAIDDIDTSNKSTDINIEVDAISGATIPYVDMSLGMGTREGLPVGNVTQYAASQFCKWLSAKTGNFYRLPTEAEWEYSARAGTNTAYHFGDDPKLLGEFGWSYENSQDTYHPVGQKKPNAWGLYDMHGNVAEWTLDEYLPKIYTTRDGITQSPLHSTTKEYSRSVRGGSYYDDAEYLRSAARLGSNENWKMRDPQFPKSKWWNTDAPFVGFRIVRDPTIPKETEINNYWGK; encoded by the coding sequence ATGATAACACATTCATATTCACAAGAAGAAAAACCTAAAAATTTTACGCAAAGAATTGGAGGTACAAATTTAACCATAGAAATGGTGGGAATTCCAAGCGGTAGCTTTTCTATGGGCAGTGCTCCATCCGAAGAAAAAAGAAAGGAAGATGAAGGGCCAAAACACACCGTAGAATTACAAGAATTTTGGATTTCTAAATATGAAATAACCTGGGAACTCTACAATCTATTCGTAAATAGAGCAATAGATGACATTGATACAAGTAATAAATCCACAGATATAAATATTGAAGTGGATGCTATTTCTGGCGCAACCATACCTTATGTTGATATGAGTCTTGGTATGGGTACTAGAGAAGGGCTACCTGTTGGCAATGTTACGCAATATGCAGCATCTCAATTTTGCAAATGGTTGTCCGCTAAAACCGGAAATTTTTACAGACTACCTACAGAGGCAGAATGGGAATATAGTGCTCGGGCGGGCACTAACACCGCCTACCATTTTGGAGATGACCCTAAACTACTTGGTGAATTTGGGTGGTCTTATGAGAATAGCCAAGACACCTACCACCCAGTGGGGCAAAAAAAACCTAATGCCTGGGGTTTGTATGATATGCATGGTAATGTAGCGGAATGGACATTAGATGAATATTTGCCTAAAATTTACACGACAAGAGATGGCATAACGCAATCGCCATTACATAGTACTACGAAAGAATACTCACGATCTGTACGTGGAGGCTCTTATTATGATGATGCTGAATATTTACGAAGTGCAGCACGCTTAGGCTCTAACGAAAACTGGAAAATGAGGGACCCTCAATTCCCAAAAAGCAAATGGTGGAATACCGATGCCCCATTTGTAGGTTTCCGCATTGTAAGAGACCCTACTATTCCTAAAGAAACAGAAATCAACAATTATTGGGGCAAATAG
- a CDS encoding MGH1-like glycoside hydrolase domain-containing protein, with protein sequence MIHKNAEEERLATEDNYKNWKRWGPYLAERQWGTVREDYSENGYAWSFVNHDKARSNAYRWGEEGIGGFCDSREILCLAPAFWNGKDPILKERLFGLTNDEGNHGEDVKELYFHQVSTPTHSYAKYLYKYPQKKFPYAELLKKNGERSREEAEFELLDTKAFTKNTYFDCFIEYAKEDVGDILMKVTVINRGAKTAKIHVLPHLWFRNFWKHNDRFERPQMKSISDASVQSRSTRNGRYYFYHEDGEQLFCENETNNKRIYNVPNEVDYVKDGINDHVVNGLDTVNPAKKGSKLAVWHKLSLKAGEEKVIRVRLSKKKLANPWGKFDTIFENRIKECEEFYGDILKKDLPADQQEIARKAFSGLLWTKQFYYYDVYKWLFGGPGEAKPHRNDSRNAKWQHLTNRHIISMPDKWEYPWYAAWDLAFHMASFVEIDPYFAKEQLLLVLKEGYMHPNGQIPAYEWNFSDVNPPVHSWAVWNVYEKDKKRKGKGDTKFLEKAYQKLLVNFTWWVNQKDTSGTNLFDGGFLGLDNIGVFDRNHMPQGIKRMQQADATSWMAMFTLNMFRMTIELAKANPIYEDSVAKFFKHFLNIAWAMHHIGQKEISLWDDEDNFYYDVVEMHNGSTDRLKVRSLVGIIPLFAVEIIHKDLFEELKHFKVRAAEIVRTRPDLASLVSNIEEFNVDGNYLFSIMRGFRLEKLLYRLLDEKEFLSDYGIRSLSKYHEEHPYVFKHNGHHQIQYESGESRSNMFGGNSNWRGPIWMPLNYMIIQSLRKYYSFYGKEYVYEFPTGSGIKLNLNEIANELSKRLIKLFQANGDGKFQYHSEDVNKVFTKDEHFKNEHFFYEFFDGDSGKGLGAAHQTGWTALVANLIMELEQHS encoded by the coding sequence ATGATTCATAAAAATGCTGAGGAAGAAAGATTAGCAACAGAGGATAATTATAAAAATTGGAAAAGATGGGGTCCGTATTTAGCGGAACGGCAATGGGGTACTGTAAGGGAAGATTACAGTGAAAATGGATATGCATGGAGTTTTGTTAACCATGATAAAGCACGAAGTAATGCCTATAGATGGGGCGAAGAAGGTATTGGTGGTTTTTGTGATTCACGAGAAATACTTTGCTTGGCACCGGCTTTTTGGAATGGTAAAGACCCTATTTTAAAAGAGCGTTTATTTGGATTAACTAATGATGAAGGTAACCATGGAGAGGATGTTAAAGAACTTTATTTTCACCAAGTATCGACACCTACACATTCCTATGCAAAGTATTTATATAAGTATCCGCAGAAAAAATTTCCTTACGCCGAGTTGTTAAAAAAGAATGGGGAGAGGAGTAGAGAAGAGGCTGAATTTGAGTTGCTTGACACCAAGGCTTTTACAAAAAACACTTATTTCGATTGCTTTATAGAATATGCTAAAGAAGATGTGGGCGATATTTTAATGAAAGTAACGGTGATAAATAGGGGGGCTAAGACGGCTAAAATCCATGTTTTGCCACATCTTTGGTTTCGTAATTTCTGGAAACATAATGATCGTTTTGAACGACCACAAATGAAATCCATCTCAGATGCTTCGGTACAGAGCAGAAGTACACGAAATGGACGTTATTATTTTTATCATGAAGATGGTGAGCAACTGTTTTGCGAAAATGAAACGAACAACAAACGCATCTATAACGTACCTAATGAAGTAGATTATGTAAAAGATGGTATTAATGACCACGTTGTAAATGGTTTAGATACCGTTAACCCGGCTAAGAAAGGTTCTAAGCTTGCTGTTTGGCATAAATTAAGTCTAAAAGCTGGCGAAGAAAAGGTTATAAGAGTACGATTAAGTAAAAAGAAATTAGCAAACCCGTGGGGTAAATTCGACACAATTTTTGAGAATAGAATTAAGGAATGTGAGGAATTTTATGGTGATATTTTAAAGAAAGATTTGCCAGCAGACCAACAAGAAATTGCTAGAAAAGCCTTTTCTGGTTTGTTATGGACAAAGCAATTCTATTACTACGATGTGTATAAATGGCTTTTTGGAGGCCCAGGAGAAGCTAAACCGCATCGAAATGATTCTCGTAACGCAAAATGGCAACATCTTACGAACAGACATATAATTTCTATGCCAGATAAGTGGGAGTATCCTTGGTACGCTGCATGGGACCTTGCTTTTCATATGGCTTCTTTTGTAGAAATTGACCCTTACTTCGCAAAAGAACAATTACTACTTGTATTAAAAGAAGGGTATATGCACCCCAACGGACAAATACCTGCGTACGAATGGAATTTTAGTGATGTAAATCCGCCGGTACATTCTTGGGCAGTTTGGAATGTTTATGAAAAAGATAAAAAACGAAAAGGAAAAGGAGATACTAAGTTTCTAGAAAAAGCATATCAAAAATTATTGGTAAACTTTACATGGTGGGTGAACCAAAAAGACACCAGTGGAACTAACCTTTTTGATGGTGGGTTTTTAGGACTGGATAATATTGGGGTGTTTGACCGGAACCATATGCCCCAAGGTATAAAACGTATGCAACAAGCAGATGCTACCAGTTGGATGGCCATGTTTACCTTGAATATGTTTCGTATGACCATAGAGTTGGCAAAAGCTAATCCTATTTATGAAGATAGTGTTGCCAAGTTTTTTAAGCATTTCTTGAATATAGCTTGGGCCATGCACCATATTGGTCAAAAAGAAATTTCACTTTGGGATGATGAGGATAATTTCTATTATGATGTAGTAGAAATGCATAATGGTTCAACAGACCGTTTAAAAGTACGATCATTAGTTGGTATTATTCCATTATTTGCTGTTGAAATTATTCATAAAGATTTGTTCGAGGAATTAAAACATTTTAAGGTAAGAGCTGCCGAAATTGTAAGAACAAGACCAGACTTGGCATCATTGGTTTCTAATATTGAGGAGTTTAATGTGGACGGTAATTATCTGTTCTCTATTATGCGAGGGTTTAGATTAGAAAAATTACTTTATCGTTTGTTAGATGAAAAAGAGTTTTTGTCTGATTATGGCATACGCTCACTTTCTAAATATCATGAAGAACATCCATATGTTTTTAAGCATAATGGCCATCATCAAATTCAATATGAATCTGGTGAAAGTCGCTCCAATATGTTCGGTGGAAACTCTAACTGGCGCGGACCTATTTGGATGCCCTTAAATTATATGATTATTCAATCATTAAGGAAATATTATTCATTTTACGGTAAGGAGTATGTTTATGAGTTTCCAACTGGTTCGGGTATTAAACTGAATTTGAACGAGATTGCGAACGAACTTTCTAAACGACTAATAAAACTTTTTCAAGCAAATGGGGATGGTAAATTTCAGTACCATTCTGAGGACGTCAATAAGGTATTTACTAAAGACGAACATTTTAAAAATGAACATTTCTTCTATGAATTTTTTGACGGAGATTCTGGTAAGGGATTAGGAGCTGCCCACCAAACAGGGTGGACAGCCTTAGTTGCCAATTTAATTATGGAGTTGGAGCAGCATTCCTAA
- a CDS encoding helix-turn-helix domain-containing protein, which yields MKNDTINISQIVKNVYHSSKDFKYAVCWIKDEIKGIEVNNVLYKNISNSIFFLDNKVDWKLYAGKKGINSGYLLELSPQVLSNPLLSKLHINKVRLFNSETIPLFKLSPGIEIRTQAILEMIDELLGSHLNNKEDALISLLNTFFVYCDGQCNIKSIIEKNHTKANIVYDYKQLVDKNIVRSHEVAFYASHLNISSKYLNECVQEVLRVSSKSIIIEQLLIRSRHALKFTNKTIKEISYDLGFSTPDYFSYFFKTNTGVNPSEMRKSSSS from the coding sequence ATGAAAAACGATACTATAAATATATCGCAGATAGTCAAAAATGTATACCACTCTTCTAAGGATTTTAAATATGCGGTCTGCTGGATTAAGGACGAAATTAAAGGAATAGAGGTAAATAATGTTTTATACAAGAATATTTCTAATTCAATTTTTTTCCTCGATAATAAAGTAGATTGGAAACTTTATGCCGGGAAAAAAGGTATAAATTCGGGTTATTTATTGGAACTATCACCGCAAGTGCTAAGTAATCCCTTGTTAAGTAAGCTTCATATAAATAAGGTTAGACTATTTAATTCTGAAACAATTCCTTTGTTTAAATTGAGCCCCGGTATAGAAATTCGTACCCAAGCGATATTAGAAATGATTGATGAGCTTTTAGGTTCTCATTTAAATAATAAAGAAGATGCCTTGATATCGCTTTTAAACACCTTCTTTGTATACTGCGATGGCCAATGTAATATAAAATCCATTATAGAAAAGAATCATACGAAGGCAAACATAGTATATGATTATAAGCAATTAGTAGATAAGAATATTGTAAGATCACATGAAGTTGCATTCTATGCTTCTCATTTAAATATTTCCTCAAAATACTTGAATGAATGTGTTCAAGAAGTACTTCGTGTAAGTTCAAAATCTATCATAATTGAACAATTGTTGATCCGTTCACGACACGCTTTAAAATTCACCAATAAAACTATCAAGGAAATTAGTTATGATCTTGGTTTTTCTACGCCAGATTATTTTAGTTATTTTTTTAAGACAAATACAGGCGTCAACCCCTCTGAGATGAGGAAAAGTAGTAGTTCTTAA
- a CDS encoding cupin domain-containing protein, which yields MDRKNFIKKSGAGVSFALFSGLIFCKREDQDTYRVISNDPKVIRDTDGDVLNVIGDIQTHKLLGTETNNQIFEWVDNVEPGVGIPLHVHTKEDEIFRVVKGEVELVIDGKSTILKEGDIAYAPKGVPHTWKVVGSEKAKMITSAIPAGIEFMFKELAQLPPGPPDFEKVAEICGKQGITFI from the coding sequence ATGGATAGAAAAAATTTTATTAAAAAATCGGGAGCTGGTGTCAGTTTCGCATTGTTTTCGGGTTTAATTTTCTGTAAAAGGGAAGATCAGGACACCTACAGGGTTATAAGTAATGACCCAAAAGTAATACGTGATACGGACGGTGATGTTTTAAATGTTATCGGAGATATACAGACCCACAAATTATTAGGTACCGAAACAAATAATCAAATTTTTGAATGGGTTGATAATGTTGAGCCCGGTGTTGGCATTCCACTACACGTGCACACCAAAGAAGATGAAATTTTTAGGGTAGTAAAAGGAGAAGTTGAATTAGTCATTGATGGTAAAAGTACTATTCTGAAAGAAGGAGATATTGCTTATGCACCTAAGGGCGTTCCGCATACATGGAAAGTGGTAGGTTCAGAAAAAGCCAAAATGATAACCTCTGCAATACCTGCGGGAATTGAATTTATGTTTAAAGAATTAGCACAATTGCCCCCTGGACCACCAGATTTTGAAAAGGTTGCTGAAATATGTGGTAAACAGGGTATTACTTTCATTTAG
- a CDS encoding serine hydrolase, whose protein sequence is MTINAQDELPLHIDNSKIKPLQKLLDSSLQTSLRDELTSHPEWNDLIVQKKMAVGLVDLSNPENVRFARVNGNHMMYAASLPKIAILLAAMDAIEKGELKETSEVKKDMRLMISKSDNAASTRMIDRVGYEKLEAVMTDPKYAFYDEQKGGGLWVGKRYGSGGDTNREPLKNLSHAASVTQVCRYYYLLANGKLVNQKRSKQMLAIMEDPELHHKFVNTLDQIAPNARLFRKSGSWRTYHSDSILVWGEDDNRRYILVALIDDANGEQIIRDLVKPIEKVLKKPVL, encoded by the coding sequence ATGACAATAAATGCACAAGACGAGCTGCCACTTCATATTGATAATTCGAAGATAAAACCGCTACAAAAACTACTTGACAGTTCGTTACAAACCAGTTTAAGAGATGAGTTAACATCACACCCAGAATGGAACGACCTTATCGTACAAAAGAAAATGGCTGTGGGTCTGGTTGACCTAAGTAACCCAGAAAATGTTCGTTTTGCTCGTGTAAATGGCAACCATATGATGTATGCTGCCAGTTTACCAAAAATTGCCATTCTATTAGCTGCAATGGATGCTATAGAAAAAGGTGAATTGAAAGAAACTTCTGAAGTGAAAAAAGATATGCGTCTTATGATTAGTAAATCTGACAATGCAGCTTCTACTAGAATGATTGACCGTGTTGGTTATGAAAAGTTAGAAGCGGTTATGACAGATCCTAAATATGCTTTCTACGATGAGCAGAAAGGTGGGGGATTATGGGTAGGTAAGCGTTACGGAAGCGGCGGAGACACCAATCGCGAACCATTAAAAAATTTGAGTCATGCTGCATCGGTAACTCAAGTATGTAGGTACTATTATTTATTGGCAAACGGTAAATTAGTAAATCAGAAAAGGTCTAAGCAAATGTTGGCTATTATGGAAGATCCAGAGTTGCACCATAAATTTGTTAACACTTTAGATCAGATTGCTCCGAATGCTAGACTATTCAGAAAATCGGGTTCTTGGCGTACGTATCACTCCGATTCTATTTTAGTTTGGGGCGAAGATGACAATAGAAGATACATTTTAGTTGCTTTGATAGATGATGCAAATGGCGAACAAATTATACGAGATTTAGTAAAACCTATTGAGAAAGTGTTAAAAAAGCCAGTACTTTAG
- a CDS encoding pyridoxal-phosphate dependent enzyme, producing the protein MNLKDGVKTAENKVSAEARRLSDMVKDTSKSLVDRLECFEDIISLEVGDTGLSRAKTLEREFDLRQLYIKYEGDNPTGTQKDRIAFAQLYDALRREFTIVSLATCGNYGVAMALAADLAGMACKIYIPETYHTDRIVEMESLNAEIIRIPGSYEDVVMESSKLATENGWYDANPGGANTPLQISAYALIAQEIFEDLGDAPKYCAVPVSNGTLFAGIYRGFVNLYKRGKTSRIPKMIAASSSHKNPIVESFLQGLDYCKDLDPAAIKETKYNEPLINWHSFDGEEALYALKESEGEAFNISDKKLKEMTSLLYKKEGFRILPASTAGLIGLLELDEKMNFEPDRFVAVLTAKN; encoded by the coding sequence ATGAATCTTAAAGATGGTGTAAAAACTGCTGAGAATAAAGTGTCTGCTGAGGCACGTAGACTTAGTGATATGGTTAAAGATACTAGTAAATCTTTAGTAGACCGACTAGAATGTTTTGAAGACATTATAAGTTTAGAAGTAGGGGACACTGGTTTAAGCCGTGCAAAGACTTTAGAGCGGGAATTTGACCTTAGACAATTATATATTAAATATGAAGGTGATAACCCAACAGGCACCCAAAAAGACCGAATTGCATTTGCTCAGTTATATGATGCCTTAAGAAGAGAATTTACAATTGTTAGTCTAGCCACTTGTGGTAATTATGGTGTGGCTATGGCATTAGCCGCAGATTTAGCAGGTATGGCTTGTAAAATTTATATACCAGAAACTTACCATACGGATCGCATCGTTGAAATGGAAAGCTTAAATGCTGAAATTATCCGTATACCGGGTAGCTATGAAGATGTTGTTATGGAAAGTTCAAAATTAGCAACTGAAAATGGTTGGTACGACGCCAACCCTGGGGGTGCAAATACACCGTTACAAATATCTGCCTACGCATTAATTGCGCAAGAGATTTTTGAAGATTTGGGGGATGCTCCTAAATACTGCGCAGTACCAGTTTCTAACGGAACTTTATTTGCTGGTATTTACAGGGGCTTTGTAAATTTATATAAAAGAGGAAAAACTTCTCGTATTCCAAAAATGATTGCGGCATCTTCCTCACATAAAAACCCCATTGTTGAATCGTTCTTACAGGGTCTTGATTATTGTAAAGATTTAGATCCGGCGGCAATAAAAGAAACAAAATATAATGAACCATTAATTAATTGGCACAGCTTTGATGGGGAGGAAGCCTTATACGCTTTAAAAGAATCTGAAGGAGAGGCATTTAATATTAGTGATAAGAAACTGAAAGAGATGACCTCGCTTCTATATAAGAAGGAAGGGTTTCGAATTTTACCTGCATCGACAGCAGGTTTAATAGGACTTCTTGAATTAGATGAAAAAATGAATTTTGAGCCAGACCGTTTTGTGGCTGTACTCACTGCAAAAAATTAA
- a CDS encoding DUF1611 domain-containing protein, whose amino-acid sequence MKKVIDGKALVYCEGAFNTPYGKTAHGLVRFTERYEVVGVLDEKYAGRDAGDVLDGRPNGIPVFKDLEAAIIALKTTNNLPSYLVIGLAPDGGRLPQVAKATIKAALQQGWNVDSGLHDFLTNDPELVALAKDKNVKIRDIRKTPDRDQLHFFTGDIEKVDCLKLAVLGTDSALGKRTTAWILVHAFRAAGKKAEMIGTGQTGWMQGAKYSMVMDSCINDFVSGEIEHAVVSAYNNENPDVIVIEGQGSLMNPAYPGGFEILAAGRPDYVILQHAPKRLEYDGFPGYKMHSLAEQINAIQVISGKEVIAITVNHEDMQKDEILDVCKSITLETKLPAFDVLEYGAEDLITLLMSKLK is encoded by the coding sequence ATGAAAAAAGTTATTGACGGTAAAGCACTTGTATATTGTGAAGGGGCGTTTAATACGCCTTATGGAAAAACTGCTCACGGCCTAGTTCGTTTTACCGAACGCTATGAGGTTGTCGGAGTTTTAGATGAAAAATATGCGGGTAGAGATGCTGGTGATGTATTAGATGGTAGACCAAACGGAATTCCGGTTTTTAAAGATTTAGAAGCTGCAATTATTGCGCTTAAAACTACTAATAATTTACCAAGCTATTTAGTAATTGGTCTTGCTCCAGATGGCGGGAGATTGCCACAAGTAGCAAAAGCAACTATTAAAGCGGCTTTGCAACAAGGTTGGAATGTTGATAGTGGACTGCACGATTTTTTAACTAATGACCCAGAATTGGTAGCATTAGCAAAAGACAAAAATGTAAAAATTAGGGATATAAGAAAAACTCCTGACCGTGACCAGTTGCATTTTTTTACGGGTGATATTGAAAAGGTAGATTGTTTAAAATTGGCTGTTTTAGGTACCGATTCTGCTTTAGGTAAACGTACCACAGCTTGGATTTTGGTCCATGCGTTCCGCGCGGCTGGTAAAAAGGCCGAAATGATTGGAACCGGACAAACAGGATGGATGCAAGGTGCCAAATATAGTATGGTAATGGATAGTTGTATTAATGACTTCGTTTCTGGAGAAATAGAGCATGCAGTTGTCAGTGCATACAATAATGAGAATCCAGATGTAATCGTTATTGAAGGCCAAGGTAGTTTAATGAACCCTGCCTATCCTGGCGGATTTGAAATACTAGCAGCTGGTAGACCAGATTATGTAATTCTACAACATGCGCCAAAGCGTTTAGAGTATGATGGTTTCCCTGGTTATAAAATGCATTCGTTAGCGGAACAAATTAATGCTATTCAGGTGATTTCTGGGAAAGAGGTAATCGCAATTACCGTAAATCATGAAGATATGCAGAAAGATGAAATTCTTGATGTATGCAAATCTATTACACTAGAAACAAAACTTCCTGCTTTTGATGTATTGGAGTATGGTGCAGAAGATTTAATTACCCTTTTGATGTCTAAACTTAAATGA
- a CDS encoding mandelate racemase/muconate lactonizing enzyme family protein: MRITNISFERLDLKLSDPYTIAYETIDRTSNFILKIETDGKFVGYGCAAPDPVVTNESPGDVTDAIKNIIIPYLKGKDPFTYALLLLELKELLRRRSSALAMVDMALFDIMSKKAEVPLYKFLGGFRTHMATSITIGIMGVEETLANANEYVKQGFTILKIKGGANLEEDITKMRMIHEKHPNIELRFDGNQGYSVKESVAFVKATAAIGIEIFEQPTKIESEERLGQVTGQVSIPVMADESLKTLTDAFRLAQNERVDMVNIKLQKVGGIWVGMHINSVAKAAKLDAMVGCIDECGLGIAAGLHFALSRPNIVYADLDGHLDIIDDPYHSVFKLEKGILYPTEKHGLGFSETNF; encoded by the coding sequence ATGAGAATAACCAATATTTCTTTTGAGCGTTTAGATTTAAAATTATCTGACCCATATACCATCGCTTACGAGACCATAGACCGCACCAGTAATTTTATTTTAAAAATTGAAACGGATGGTAAATTTGTTGGCTATGGTTGTGCAGCGCCAGACCCTGTGGTTACCAATGAGTCTCCGGGTGATGTTACTGATGCTATTAAAAATATCATTATTCCGTATTTAAAAGGTAAGGACCCTTTTACCTATGCACTATTGTTGTTAGAACTAAAAGAACTTTTACGAAGAAGGTCTTCTGCATTGGCAATGGTAGATATGGCTTTGTTTGATATTATGTCGAAAAAAGCCGAGGTCCCTTTATATAAATTTTTAGGAGGATTTCGTACACATATGGCTACCAGTATCACTATTGGTATTATGGGCGTTGAAGAAACATTGGCCAATGCCAACGAATATGTAAAACAAGGGTTTACCATTTTAAAAATAAAAGGAGGTGCTAACCTAGAGGAGGATATTACCAAAATGAGGATGATTCATGAAAAACATCCAAATATAGAGTTGCGGTTCGATGGTAATCAAGGGTATTCCGTCAAAGAATCCGTGGCTTTTGTTAAAGCTACAGCTGCCATCGGTATTGAAATTTTTGAACAACCTACTAAAATTGAATCGGAAGAACGATTAGGCCAAGTTACGGGGCAAGTAAGTATTCCTGTAATGGCCGATGAAAGTCTAAAAACATTGACCGATGCTTTTCGTTTGGCACAGAATGAGCGGGTAGATATGGTGAATATTAAATTACAAAAGGTTGGTGGAATTTGGGTAGGAATGCATATTAACTCCGTCGCAAAAGCAGCTAAATTAGATGCAATGGTTGGTTGTATAGATGAATGTGGATTAGGTATAGCCGCCGGATTACATTTTGCGCTGTCGAGACCAAATATTGTTTATGCAGACTTAGATGGTCATTTAGATATTATTGACGATCCATATCATTCAGTTTTTAAACTAGAAAAAGGAATATTATACCCTACCGAAAAACACGGATTAGGGTTCTCTGAAACTAACTTTTAA
- the nhaD gene encoding sodium:proton antiporter NhaD, with protein sequence MYLTLLAVFIVGYLFIALEHSVKIDKAATALLTGTLCWVVFIFGRDAFLANIPGEESIHFVTESLRENLGEISEILFFLLGAMTIVEIIDAHEGFSVITNKITTTNRVKLLWILCLLTFFLSAALDNLTTAIVMSALLRKLIHERKDLWMFAGLLIIAANAGGAWSPIGDVTTIMLWIGGQVTAMHIIKEIFLPSLVCMLVPLAIVSFRFKGHIAKSTEQNTVDSHGYEVSNFDKNLVFAIGIGALLFVPIFKTITHLPPFMGVLLGLSVVWITTEILHRNKTIEEKKTLAISSVLRRIDTPSILFFLGILVAVGALQSAGHLGDMSRLLDANFDSIYAVNSIIGVLSAIVDNVPLVAGTMGMYSLEVYPPDSDFWELLAYCAGTGGSILIIGSAAGVAIMGILKIDFMWYVKNISLLAIIGYVAGILTFMLVN encoded by the coding sequence ATGTATTTAACTTTACTTGCTGTTTTTATTGTTGGATATCTATTTATTGCGCTTGAGCATTCTGTAAAAATTGATAAGGCTGCGACGGCCTTACTCACGGGTACATTGTGTTGGGTAGTTTTTATATTTGGGCGAGATGCTTTTTTAGCTAACATTCCTGGAGAAGAATCTATTCATTTTGTAACCGAAAGTCTGCGAGAAAATTTAGGAGAAATATCTGAAATTTTATTTTTCCTTTTAGGGGCCATGACTATTGTTGAAATTATTGATGCTCACGAAGGGTTTTCGGTAATCACCAATAAAATCACGACTACTAACCGTGTAAAATTATTGTGGATATTATGTTTGCTGACCTTCTTTTTATCGGCAGCATTAGATAACTTAACTACGGCAATTGTTATGTCTGCTTTATTACGCAAACTTATTCATGAGAGGAAAGACCTCTGGATGTTTGCCGGACTATTAATTATTGCAGCCAACGCGGGTGGCGCATGGTCACCAATTGGTGATGTTACCACTATTATGTTGTGGATTGGAGGTCAAGTAACCGCAATGCATATTATTAAAGAAATATTCTTACCTAGTTTGGTATGTATGTTAGTGCCTTTGGCCATTGTTTCTTTTCGTTTTAAAGGGCATATAGCCAAATCTACAGAGCAGAACACTGTTGATTCCCATGGGTATGAAGTAAGTAATTTCGATAAAAATCTCGTGTTTGCTATAGGTATAGGGGCCTTGTTATTTGTGCCCATATTTAAAACAATTACTCATTTACCACCTTTTATGGGCGTGCTTTTAGGGTTGAGTGTTGTATGGATTACCACAGAAATTTTACATAGAAACAAAACTATTGAAGAAAAGAAAACATTGGCTATTTCCAGTGTATTAAGAAGAATTGATACCCCTAGTATTTTATTCTTTCTTGGTATTTTAGTTGCTGTGGGTGCATTGCAATCTGCAGGACATTTAGGGGATATGTCTCGTTTGTTAGATGCTAATTTCGATAGTATTTATGCGGTCAATTCCATTATTGGAGTATTATCTGCTATTGTGGATAACGTGCCCTTAGTTGCTGGCACCATGGGAATGTACAGTTTAGAAGTATACCCGCCGGATTCTGATTTTTGGGAGCTACTAGCTTATTGTGCTGGTACTGGTGGTAGCATATTAATCATTGGCTCTGCAGCGGGTGTGGCGATAATGGGTATTTTAAAAATAGACTTTATGTGGTATGTAAAGAACATATCATTATTAGCTATTATAGGATATGTTGCCGGTATTCTAACCTTTATGTTAGTGAATTAA